The nucleotide sequence AGCGATCTCCCGTGTCTGGGCACTCGGGCTGTGCGCGAAATAGTCCAGCCGGCGATTGATCCGGATGTCCTCGAATCCGGTTTCCCGAAACAGCTCGATCAGGTTTTCTTCCACCGTGGCACCGACCACGCATTCCACCCACAGGCGCGGATCGCTGTCGCAGTCCACGGTCACCGGCCGGTCGATGACGACGTCGGCCATCTGCAGGCGGCCGCCAGGCCGCAGAACGCGGAACAGCTCGGCGATTGCGCGGCGCTTGTCGGGGACCAGATTGAGCGCACCGTTGCTGGTTATGCTGTCAATGCAGCTGTCGCGCAGGGGGATGCGCTCCGCGGATCCCTGGACCACACCCACGTTCGTCAGGCCGTGCTCACGCAAGGTGGTACCGAGCAGGCGCGTCATGGCCGGAGTCAGATCGAGGGCGATGGCATAGCCGTGCGGGCCGGCACGGCGTGCCGCCAGCACCGTGTCGATGCCGGCGCCGGCGCCCACGTCAAGGACGACATCCCCGGCGTGGACCGCATCGCCGTCAAGTGCGTAGCCGACGCCGGCGAAGCGCTCCAGCAACGCCTCCGGGACTGCATCCAGCTCGGCGCGAGGGTAGCCGAGCGTGGCCGCAGCGTCGGCCCCCGTGGGGAAGTGGAAGCCGGCGCCGGGCTGCCTGGCCACCAGGGTATACATGCCCTGCACCGCGTGCAGGATCTGCTCTCGTGAGTAGCCAAGGATGGCCACCATGGCTTCGCCCCCAATCCGCCAGATGGGCAGGCGCCCTGAGAGGGCTGAGCCCATCCCAGTGTAGTTTAGGGGGTCGGATCGAGGCAGCCTCGGAGAAAGCCGGCTGAGCCGCCGCCGAATGGCCGGCAGCGGCTCAAAACTCGTCCAGGAGCTGTCGTAGCCGGTGGTGCAGGCGTTCGGGCGCCTCGACGGTCCCGGCCTCGGCAACGCGGGCGCGCAGCCGTCGCTCGAACTCTGCGCGGCTGAAGCAGTCGCGGCAGCGCGTCAGGTGATGGGCGATCTCTTCCTCGGTGGCGCTGTTCAGCTCGCCATCAAGATAGGCGAACAGCCTCCGGATGACCTCTTCGCAGCTCGGCTCTCGTGCGCCCATTAGCGATGCCTCCCTGTGCTCGCGGTCGGGCGGTCGCCGGTGACCAGCCCTTCCGCCCGGGCCTGCTCCCATAGCGCCCGCTGCAGCAGGCTGCGGCCTCGATAGAGCCGCGATCGTATCGTGCCCAGGGGGAGTTCCAGAAGCGTTGCGGCCTCGGCGTAGGTGTAGCCCTGAATCTCCACGAGGACGACGACGATGCGGAAGACGTCGGGCAAGTCGTCGATGGCCGCGTCGATCTGTTCCCGCAGCAGCTCATCGAGGAACTGGTCTTCGGCGCTTCCCCACCAGAGCAGGAATGGCTGATGCAGGCGCTCGAACAGCGAGAATTCGAGACCCTCGGTCTCCTCCGGCGTCGTCGCCCGCTCTTCGGCCTGGTAACGCTCCCGACAGCGGCGTCGCCGCCATGCGCTGACGAAGGTGTTGTTGAGGATGTGGAAAATCCAGCCTTCGAAGCGTTCGCGGCTGTT is from Spiribacter halobius and encodes:
- a CDS encoding RNA polymerase sigma factor, whose translation is MDRLYGTALRLTRNPDDAEDVVAETVAKAWDKLDTLNSRERFEGWIFHILNNTFVSAWRRRRCRERYQAEERATTPEETEGLEFSLFERLHQPFLLWWGSAEDQFLDELLREQIDAAIDDLPDVFRIVVVLVEIQGYTYAEAATLLELPLGTIRSRLYRGRSLLQRALWEQARAEGLVTGDRPTASTGRHR
- a CDS encoding anti-sigma factor family protein, with translation MGAREPSCEEVIRRLFAYLDGELNSATEEEIAHHLTRCRDCFSRAEFERRLRARVAEAGTVEAPERLHHRLRQLLDEF
- a CDS encoding MerC family mercury resistance protein, with translation MVAILGYSREQILHAVQGMYTLVARQPGAGFHFPTGADAAATLGYPRAELDAVPEALLERFAGVGYALDGDAVHAGDVVLDVGAGAGIDTVLAARRAGPHGYAIALDLTPAMTRLLGTTLREHGLTNVGVVQGSAERIPLRDSCIDSITSNGALNLVPDKRRAIAELFRVLRPGGRLQMADVVIDRPVTVDCDSDPRLWVECVVGATVEENLIELFRETGFEDIRINRRLDYFAHSPSAQTREIAASFGAHTVELAMRRAERQPPLRRRLLHRYNPVRLGVHLWRHGWLGLLALALALVSCYGTLALASVLPVVGFAFAPPPGAWSASILAFSGIALGAVALGHRRHARRWPFALAMAGAAILVYTLLFRYHPLVELAGFALLGCAVFSDRRLRRRREARILGLNPGR